The following proteins are co-located in the Trichormus variabilis 0441 genome:
- a CDS encoding helix-turn-helix domain-containing protein, producing MSENQVIRWKLNEVMARKRVKNKDLAMILGITENSIYRLRKVDEMPRLAPERLNGICKALNCQPGELLEYLPDEGEGNVVSQADIV from the coding sequence ATGTCTGAGAATCAAGTGATTCGCTGGAAATTAAATGAAGTGATGGCGCGAAAGCGGGTTAAAAATAAGGATTTAGCTATGATACTTGGTATAACTGAAAACTCAATTTATAGATTGCGTAAGGTTGATGAGATGCCAAGATTAGCCCCAGAACGATTGAATGGCATTTGCAAAGCGTTGAATTGTCAACCTGGGGAACTATTGGAATATCTGCCAGATGAAGGGGAAGGGAATGTTGTTTCTCAGGCTGATATAGTTTAA
- the drmC gene encoding DISARM system phospholipase D-like protein DrmC — translation MAFLQLSRPTLLKLATALENGRLSPPFLVSTIANYVPASLSQTLVDELNRLTGEGVKCSHIAYTLRLLAAERSTSQQIRDRIELVWTGPEVTASQSRDTSVVVRELFSNAKKTVLISSFAIDKGEKAKKLFQVLAELMDANPELYVQMFLNIQRPHHSEVSESVLLREFAHTFRRDIWVGERLPEVYYDVRSLAVDIKQKSSLHAKCIVVDEEFVLITSANFTEAAHERNIEAGVLLTDSATAQALRSQFDTLVSHKILRPIPGI, via the coding sequence ATGGCTTTTTTGCAGTTGAGCCGTCCAACTTTACTAAAACTAGCAACAGCACTAGAAAACGGCAGGCTATCCCCGCCTTTTCTAGTATCGACTATTGCTAACTACGTACCCGCAAGCTTAAGCCAAACCTTAGTTGATGAACTTAATCGTCTTACTGGTGAAGGTGTAAAGTGTAGCCATATTGCTTATACCCTCCGCTTATTGGCAGCAGAACGAAGCACATCTCAACAAATACGCGATCGCATTGAGTTAGTATGGACTGGCCCAGAGGTGACTGCTTCTCAAAGCCGTGATACTAGCGTTGTTGTCCGCGAACTGTTTAGCAACGCGAAAAAAACTGTTCTCATCTCCAGCTTTGCCATTGATAAAGGCGAGAAAGCAAAAAAATTATTCCAGGTACTTGCAGAACTTATGGATGCTAACCCAGAACTATATGTGCAAATGTTTCTTAACATCCAACGTCCACATCATAGTGAAGTATCAGAGTCAGTATTATTGAGGGAATTTGCACACACCTTTCGCCGTGATATCTGGGTAGGGGAGAGATTACCAGAAGTCTATTATGATGTGCGATCGCTGGCGGTTGATATTAAACAAAAATCATCTCTCCATGCCAAGTGCATTGTTGTAGATGAGGAATTTGTGCTGATCACATCAGCTAACTTTACAGAAGCCGCCCACGAACGCAATATTGAAGCAGGCGTGTTGCTCACTGACTCAGCAACAGCCCAAGCATTGCGATCTCAGTTTGACACTTTGGTGTCTCACAAAATCCTGCGTCCTATTCCTGGGATTTGA